Proteins from a single region of Eublepharis macularius isolate TG4126 chromosome 9, MPM_Emac_v1.0, whole genome shotgun sequence:
- the LOC129335366 gene encoding uncharacterized protein LOC129335366, whose protein sequence is MAPRETILFLMAQVVLMMLRCTTSMMLFHRWHMSRRRRAAAMLLFFRHRRSTFRRLARAPPRNKIRRWYVLAELEEPREHWVCPRSLHWWDRIVSEQWDDHAWMMRFRMTKVTFLDLVEVLRPRLQRQTTTMRAPLSVERRVAVAVWCLANGCSFQVASDLFGIGRSTVAASLMEFCFAVEVELFSKTVCLGPDIGLVMEGFRNLGFPHCIGAIDGSHIPICAPGGRPDQYGNRKNFSSILLQGTVDASGRFIDAEVGWSGKNHDAFVFSHSAFCLAMDAGSLVPGNPCLDLDGVLVPPLVIADGAYPMRPWLMKPYGRSAVAEHHRNFDRRLCRARNTVERCFGRLKSRWRCLFRRLQVREQNVVSVVTACVVLHNICEEKGHPVLSSLQSPAEVRIECDEEEDIPSNAGQLEAGKRVREALAWHMASGRTPL, encoded by the exons ATGGCTCCTCGTGAAACCATCCTGTTCCTTATGGCGCAGGTAGTTTTGATGATGCTGCGGTGCACTACGTCCATGATGCTATTTCACAGGTGGCACATGTCCCGTCGTAGACGTGCGGCAGCAATGCTTCTTTTCTTTCGCCACCGGCGTTCAACATTCCGTCGCCTGGCCCGTGCTCCTCCTAGGAACAAGATACGACGCTGGTATGTTTTGGCGGAGCTGGAGGAGCCAAGGGAGCATTGGGTATGCCCAAGGAGCCTCCATTGGTGGGACAGAATAGTGTCGGAACAGTGGGATGACCATGCTTGGATGATGCGATTCAGGATGACAAAGGTGACCTTTCTTGACCTGGTGGAGGTTCTTCGCCCTCGTCTCCAGCGCCAGACCACCACCATGCGCGCTCCTCTCTCGGTAGAAAGAAGAGTTGCAGTAGCGGTTTGGTGTCTTGCCAATGGCTGCAGCTTTCAGGTGGCCAGTGACCTGTTCGGGATAGGACGCTCCACAGTGGCAGCCTCCTTGATGGAATTCTGTTTTGCCGTGGAGGTAGAGCTGTTTTCCAAAACCGTCTGTCTTGGTCCCGACATTGGCTTG GTAATGGAAGGATTTCGGAATTTGGGTTTTCCACACTGCATTGGTGCCATCGATGGATCCCACATCCCGATATGCGCTCCAGGAGGTCGTCCTGACCAATATGGAAACCGCAAAAACTTTTCATCTATCCTTCTTCAGGGGACTGTAGATGCCAGTGGACGTTTCATTGATGCAGAGGTGGGCTGGAGCGGCAAAAATCATGACGCCTTTGTCTTCTCTCATTCTGCCTTTTGTCTGGCCATGGACGCCGGGTCACTTGTCCCAGGAAATCCGTGCCTCGACTTGGATGGTGTCTTGGTCCCACCACTCGTTATTGCCGACGGTGCGTACCCCATGCGACCTTGGCTTATGAAGCCATACGGGAGGTCAGCGGTTGCAGAACACCATCGAAATTTTGATCGGCGATTATGTCGGGCTAGGAATACGGTTGAGAGATGTTTCGGTCGTCTGAAATCAAGATGGCGGTGTCTTTTCAGACGTCTGCAAGTGAGAGAGCAGAACGTGGTTTCTGTAGTGACAGCTTGCGTTGTGCTACACAACATCTGCGAAGAGAAGGGACATCCTGTCCTGTCTTCACTACAGTCACCAGCCGAAGTCAGGATTGAGTGTGACGAGGAGGAGGACATTCCCTCTAATGCTGGGCAACTTGAGGCAGGGAAGCGGGTGCGTGAAGCCTTGGCTTGGCATATGGCTTCCGGCCGCACACCACTGTAG